Proteins found in one Quercus robur chromosome 2, dhQueRobu3.1, whole genome shotgun sequence genomic segment:
- the LOC126706776 gene encoding stress-induced protein KIN2-like, translating into MDKSQNASYQAGEAKGQTQEKAGNIADKASNAAQSAKESCQEAGQQMKDKAQGACDAVKDKVGANK; encoded by the exons ATGGACAAATCCCAGAATGCAAGTTACCAAGCTGGCGAGGCCAAGGGCCAAACTCAG gaAAAAGCAGGCAACATCGCGGACAAGGCGAGCAATGCTGCTCAATCTGCCAAGGAATCATGCCAAGAG GCTGGCCAGCAGATGAAGGATAAGGCACAAGGGGCTTGTGATGCAGTTAAGGATAAAGTTGGagcaaacaaatga